In a single window of the Terrirubrum flagellatum genome:
- a CDS encoding flagellar protein FlgN, whose product MRMNAGIPNCSDMREGRMFGDSVEATLELVDDLLEIIASENSMLAAGMPASASQSLAEKFRLAREFERQALAIRAGALALESRSERARLAERARLLQAAMDENVNRLGAAIEATRRRVNAVMRAVREQVSAPTAYQANGRAWSGVVAHGALGGDRRV is encoded by the coding sequence ATGAGGATGAACGCCGGAATACCGAACTGTTCGGACATGCGGGAAGGGCGGATGTTCGGCGACAGCGTCGAGGCGACGCTGGAGCTGGTTGATGATCTGCTTGAAATCATCGCGTCGGAAAACAGTATGCTGGCGGCGGGAATGCCGGCGTCGGCATCGCAATCGCTCGCGGAGAAGTTCAGACTCGCCCGCGAGTTCGAGCGACAGGCGCTTGCCATTCGCGCCGGCGCGCTCGCGCTGGAGTCGAGATCCGAGCGTGCGCGGCTGGCGGAGCGCGCGCGCCTGCTGCAGGCGGCGATGGATGAAAATGTCAACCGGCTCGGCGCAGCGATTGAGGCGACGCGCCGGCGTGTGAACGCGGTGATGCGCGCGGTGCGTGAACAGGTCAGCGCTCCGACGGCCTATCAGGCGAACGGGCGCGCATGGTCCGGGGTGGTGGCGCACGGCGCGCTGGGCGGCGACCGTCGCGTGTAA
- a CDS encoding flagellin, with protein MTMRVATFALNDKMLSAALRTQAKTATLQLQEASGQISEDYGGLGSSAKTVLNLQASLARSKTYSAAADEANGRVEVMYDALSSMTDLLSNFRADLVAAQSGDANDSESTLIETAKGYLEDFASLMNTQYEGRYLFAGSATTSTPVDVSGYSPTDVSTADGSYYRGDSAIASVQVSGERTISYGVTGDSSGFEQALRALALVANAATTLDSDTLQSFSDLVASALDNVTATQSKLSLNSSALQDASSAQANFQDFASSQLSDKTEVDVAAVTVQLTSYETQLQASYSAIAKIQSLSILDYLK; from the coding sequence ATGACCATGCGTGTCGCCACTTTCGCGCTCAACGACAAGATGCTGTCGGCCGCGCTGCGCACCCAGGCGAAGACGGCCACCCTGCAATTGCAGGAAGCGTCCGGCCAGATCTCCGAAGACTATGGCGGGCTGGGCTCATCAGCGAAGACCGTACTCAATCTGCAGGCGTCACTTGCGCGCTCGAAGACCTATTCCGCGGCGGCTGACGAGGCGAACGGTCGCGTCGAAGTGATGTATGACGCGCTGTCGTCGATGACCGATCTGCTCTCGAATTTTCGCGCCGATCTCGTCGCAGCGCAGAGCGGCGATGCGAACGACTCCGAGTCGACATTGATCGAGACAGCCAAAGGCTATCTCGAAGACTTCGCCTCATTGATGAACACCCAATATGAGGGGCGCTACCTCTTTGCGGGGAGCGCCACCACTTCGACGCCTGTCGACGTTTCAGGCTATAGCCCGACGGATGTGAGCACCGCGGATGGATCTTATTATCGGGGCGATTCCGCGATCGCTTCCGTGCAGGTGTCCGGAGAACGCACGATCAGCTACGGTGTGACCGGCGACAGTTCTGGCTTCGAGCAGGCCTTGCGCGCCCTGGCGCTGGTTGCGAATGCGGCTACGACGCTTGATTCAGACACACTGCAAAGCTTCTCCGATCTCGTCGCCAGCGCGCTCGACAACGTGACGGCGACGCAAAGCAAACTGTCGTTGAATTCGTCCGCATTGCAGGACGCTTCCTCCGCGCAGGCGAACTTTCAGGACTTCGCCTCGTCGCAACTCAGCGACAAGACGGAGGTCGATGTGGCCGCGGTGACCGTGCAGCTCACGTCCTATGAAACGCAACTTCAGGCCTCTTACTCCGCCATTGCCAAGATCCAGAGCCTCTCAATTCTGGATTATTTGAAATAG
- a CDS encoding helix-turn-helix transcriptional regulator, giving the protein MTADSENRRCIELIAAAALDRAQWPSALASIANRLRSDHALIFSNKSMAARWPFVATTGLADDHRARFFAPHTMRLWEPWHRAMTPGRVVRHQEVVGDRDFERTEIYNDVIRPTGAFHGTCFQHDGTDLSFHLNVCRRRQTGAFLDRETQALQALASHVTLALQFQCRLSVLEERVSLLSSTLDRISEGVIVVDVKGRPLVANLAAERLLEEADGLALTPSGLGGLTRGATDKFRAALVKAASPPVPHATRIHLPRRSPRPPLLLEILPAGQFDLSVAGSSRPFAVVLLREVDRPITINRSALMDFYRLTPREAGIALLLADGLTVEAIGAKLKLARGTIRNNLKRIFEKTDSHSQVALLALLRGFGS; this is encoded by the coding sequence GTGACTGCAGACTCTGAAAACCGTCGTTGTATCGAGCTGATCGCTGCGGCCGCGCTCGATCGCGCGCAGTGGCCGTCGGCTCTCGCTTCGATTGCAAACAGATTGCGAAGCGATCATGCGTTGATTTTCAGCAATAAGAGCATGGCGGCAAGGTGGCCGTTTGTCGCCACGACGGGGCTTGCCGACGACCATCGCGCGCGTTTTTTTGCGCCCCACACTATGCGTCTCTGGGAGCCGTGGCATCGAGCGATGACGCCCGGCAGGGTTGTTCGCCATCAGGAGGTGGTCGGCGATCGTGATTTTGAACGAACGGAAATCTATAACGACGTCATCCGCCCGACGGGCGCCTTCCATGGAACGTGCTTCCAACATGACGGGACTGATCTATCGTTCCATCTGAATGTGTGTCGGCGCCGCCAAACGGGAGCATTTCTTGATCGGGAGACGCAAGCCCTGCAAGCCTTGGCGTCACATGTAACCCTAGCGCTTCAATTTCAGTGCAGACTATCCGTGCTTGAGGAACGCGTAAGCTTGCTTTCGAGCACCCTCGATCGGATTAGCGAAGGCGTCATTGTTGTCGATGTCAAAGGGCGACCGCTCGTCGCGAATCTCGCCGCGGAGCGGTTGCTGGAGGAGGCCGACGGACTCGCGCTGACGCCGTCCGGACTCGGCGGTCTGACGCGGGGGGCAACAGACAAGTTCCGCGCCGCGCTCGTGAAAGCCGCATCGCCTCCTGTGCCGCACGCCACGCGAATACACCTTCCGAGGCGCTCGCCGAGGCCGCCGCTCTTGCTCGAAATATTGCCGGCAGGTCAATTTGATCTTTCGGTTGCGGGCTCGTCGCGGCCGTTTGCCGTCGTTCTTTTGCGAGAAGTTGACCGTCCAATCACGATCAACCGATCGGCTCTGATGGACTTCTACCGGCTGACGCCACGAGAGGCCGGAATTGCATTGCTTCTTGCGGACGGCCTGACAGTGGAGGCGATTGGGGCAAAGCTCAAGCTCGCCAGAGGCACGATCCGGAACAATCTGAAGCGCATATTCGAAAAGACGGATTCACATAGTCAGGTCGCGCTGCTGGCCTTGCTGCGCGGCTTTGGTTCTTGA
- the flgK gene encoding flagellar hook-associated protein FlgK has translation MSLSGIRTIAYSSLSASQYQISVASSNVANADTTGYTKKSATQTSVNYGSSGSGVAIASVSSNVSKYLLSDLAEATTTLGAATVTNDFADRLQSLFGSISSDSSSGDSLSSGIADLESALSSLASTPESDTLKAQVVDALDTVASQLRETSSSIQSLRADADGQIEDGVQAANDALNAIAELNTQIASAQARGESTSALEDQRNTALQTLSEQMNVSYYVNSDNQMRVYASTGTTLVDSKAHELSYSSATLVTADTVFDAITVDGNDVTGAITSGKIGALIEQRDETLPAAQDELDELASGLIEALNAVSNSGSSIPAPTTLIGPVIVSASDTLSATGTARIAVTDSSGVLVSYQDLDLSSYSTVGDLVDAIDSIDGLSASINASGQLTISSDSSANGVSIGDIDDSIGSSGEGLSNYFGLNDLLTGTNASDISVRKDILADSSLMPTASLSSDSALAVGDAALTEGDSTIAQALGDALAGDYSFAAAGGLGSTKSSFADYAGDIISTAASSATSASSALTTKETAKQTLDDSFSSATGVNLDEETALISELQQQYSTAAQLLQVVNDMFDALLSAAQS, from the coding sequence ATGTCCCTCTCCGGCATCCGTACGATCGCCTACAGCTCGCTGTCGGCTTCGCAGTACCAGATCAGCGTTGCGTCGTCGAACGTCGCGAACGCCGACACGACGGGCTACACGAAGAAATCGGCGACCCAGACCTCGGTGAACTATGGCTCGTCGGGATCCGGCGTCGCCATCGCGTCGGTGTCGAGCAATGTCAGCAAATATCTGCTGAGTGACCTTGCTGAAGCGACGACGACGCTGGGCGCAGCGACGGTGACGAATGACTTCGCCGATCGTTTGCAAAGTCTGTTCGGTTCGATCTCATCAGATAGCAGCAGCGGCGACTCGCTTTCGAGCGGTATCGCCGACCTTGAATCGGCTCTGTCGTCACTGGCGAGCACGCCGGAGAGCGATACGCTGAAGGCGCAGGTTGTCGACGCGCTCGATACAGTCGCCAGCCAGCTGCGCGAGACGTCGTCCAGCATCCAGTCGCTGCGCGCCGACGCGGACGGGCAGATTGAAGATGGTGTGCAGGCGGCCAACGACGCCCTCAACGCCATCGCCGAGCTGAACACTCAGATCGCGAGCGCACAGGCCCGGGGAGAGTCGACGTCCGCCCTCGAAGATCAGCGGAACACGGCGCTGCAGACGCTCTCCGAGCAGATGAACGTCTCCTACTACGTCAATTCCGACAATCAGATGCGCGTCTATGCGTCGACCGGGACGACGCTCGTTGACAGCAAGGCGCACGAGCTGAGCTATTCCAGCGCGACGCTTGTCACCGCGGATACGGTGTTCGATGCGATCACCGTCGACGGGAACGACGTTACGGGCGCCATCACATCGGGAAAGATCGGCGCGCTCATCGAGCAGCGCGACGAAACGCTGCCGGCGGCGCAGGACGAGCTCGACGAATTGGCGAGCGGGTTGATCGAGGCGCTGAATGCAGTCTCGAATTCGGGCTCATCAATACCCGCGCCGACGACGCTGATCGGACCGGTTATCGTGTCGGCGAGCGACACGCTGTCCGCCACGGGAACCGCGCGTATCGCCGTGACCGACAGCAGCGGCGTGCTTGTCTCCTATCAGGATCTCGATCTCTCGAGCTATAGCACGGTCGGCGATCTCGTTGACGCGATCGATTCGATCGACGGCCTGTCAGCGTCAATCAACGCGTCGGGCCAACTGACGATTTCCAGCGACTCGAGCGCCAACGGCGTGTCGATCGGCGATATCGACGATTCGATCGGCTCAAGCGGCGAAGGGCTGTCGAACTATTTCGGGCTCAACGATTTGCTGACGGGAACAAACGCATCCGACATCTCGGTGCGAAAGGACATTCTCGCTGACTCAAGCCTGATGCCGACTGCAAGCCTGAGCTCGGATTCCGCCCTCGCGGTCGGTGATGCGGCGCTAACCGAGGGGGACTCGACGATCGCGCAGGCGCTGGGCGATGCGCTGGCCGGCGACTATTCCTTTGCTGCGGCCGGCGGTCTCGGATCGACAAAGTCTTCCTTTGCGGACTATGCCGGGGACATCATCTCGACCGCGGCGAGCAGCGCGACCAGCGCATCAAGCGCGCTGACGACGAAGGAGACGGCGAAGCAGACGCTCGACGACTCCTTCTCGTCGGCGACCGGCGTCAATCTCGACGAGGAGACCGCGCTCATCAGCGAGCTCCAGCAGCAATATTCGACAGCGGCGCAGCTTCTTCAGGTTGTGAACGACATGTTTGACGCGTTGCTCAGCGCGGCGCAGAGCTGA
- a CDS encoding fused MFS/spermidine synthase, with the protein MKAKAWSFQLSIALSSFLLFLVQPIIAKQILPWFGGAASVWTTCLFFFQLILLLGYLYAHAVVRWLPPRQQVVLHVGLLGLSILSLPIVASPSWKAGVGVPAFRLLALLMTTVGLPYFILSSTSPLLQAWYARSMKTPYRLFALSNAASLAGLLVFPFLFEPEFAIPQQANLWSALFILFALVCAATAVSSATGNGASASQRADIEPPISSHPSLRRAMMWLIFSALGSLTLVSISAYVALNVASAPLIWIAPLAIYLSTFILAFGDRPYRGWTIAGPAMGLSAAILAIYHNAGWVAEFYFSLPLFMLGLFFLCLYCHGELAGRKPHPKYLTTYYILISLGGALGALIGSVFAPLVLRGNFEMPIALAIASILFAWQRRRESGVKRGVALALSATIVTLAAAQIGYEIYRSRVLARNFYSALRIIDIGDAQNRVRRMEHGGTPHGAQYLDQARQKLPITYYSATSGVAIAIRRQRELNSRAPLAIGVVGLGAGTLAAYGEAGGRICFYEINPQVVELARSQFTYLSDSKAAVSIELGDARLALEKQPPQSFDVLVVDAFTGDAIPMHLLTREAIQIYLKHLKRGGVLLFHISNRYVDLQPALARLAIEEHLVAKIVADDPEEAIDENSPISPSDWVLMAHDRNWMESPEIADEAEELKPPHVGPAWTDDFNNILSAIHLGGS; encoded by the coding sequence ATGAAGGCGAAGGCGTGGAGCTTCCAGCTCTCGATTGCGCTTTCTTCATTTTTATTGTTCCTCGTGCAACCCATCATCGCAAAGCAAATCTTGCCCTGGTTTGGGGGCGCGGCGAGCGTCTGGACCACATGCCTCTTCTTTTTTCAACTCATCCTTCTTCTGGGATATCTATACGCGCATGCCGTCGTGCGCTGGCTGCCCCCAAGACAACAGGTAGTCCTTCACGTCGGGCTTCTTGGACTCAGCATCCTGAGCCTGCCGATTGTCGCCTCGCCGTCCTGGAAAGCTGGCGTCGGTGTTCCTGCGTTCCGGCTTCTGGCGCTGCTCATGACGACAGTTGGATTACCCTACTTCATACTTTCGAGCACCAGCCCGCTGCTGCAAGCGTGGTATGCGCGAAGCATGAAGACGCCGTATCGACTGTTTGCACTATCGAATGCGGCGTCGCTAGCGGGCCTTCTCGTCTTCCCATTTCTGTTTGAGCCGGAATTCGCGATACCGCAGCAAGCGAATCTGTGGTCGGCGCTTTTCATCCTGTTTGCGCTGGTTTGCGCGGCGACCGCGGTGTCCAGCGCGACAGGGAATGGCGCCTCGGCGAGCCAGCGTGCCGATATTGAGCCGCCGATCAGTTCACATCCTTCTCTTCGGCGGGCGATGATGTGGCTGATTTTCTCTGCGCTCGGATCACTGACTCTCGTATCAATAAGCGCATACGTGGCTTTGAACGTCGCGTCGGCGCCGCTGATCTGGATCGCGCCTCTCGCGATCTATCTGAGCACCTTCATACTGGCGTTTGGCGACCGCCCTTACCGCGGCTGGACCATTGCCGGACCAGCGATGGGTTTGAGCGCGGCGATCCTGGCGATCTATCACAACGCAGGATGGGTAGCCGAGTTCTATTTTTCGCTGCCGCTCTTCATGCTCGGACTCTTCTTCCTTTGCCTTTATTGCCATGGCGAGTTGGCGGGAAGAAAACCACATCCAAAATACCTGACAACCTACTATATCTTGATTTCGCTCGGAGGCGCGCTAGGGGCGCTGATAGGCAGTGTTTTCGCGCCGCTTGTCTTGCGAGGCAATTTTGAAATGCCGATTGCGCTCGCGATCGCGAGCATACTTTTTGCCTGGCAGCGCCGGCGAGAAAGCGGGGTCAAGCGAGGTGTGGCGCTCGCGCTTTCCGCGACTATTGTCACGTTGGCGGCGGCTCAAATCGGATATGAAATCTATCGATCTCGTGTGCTCGCGCGTAACTTCTATAGCGCGCTGCGCATCATTGATATTGGCGACGCCCAAAACCGCGTGCGACGGATGGAGCACGGCGGCACGCCGCATGGCGCACAGTATCTGGATCAGGCGCGCCAGAAATTGCCCATAACCTATTATAGCGCGACCTCTGGCGTCGCTATCGCCATCCGCCGTCAGCGAGAACTGAACTCGCGTGCGCCGCTGGCGATTGGCGTTGTGGGACTTGGCGCGGGAACACTTGCCGCTTATGGCGAGGCAGGCGGGCGAATTTGTTTCTACGAGATCAATCCGCAGGTCGTCGAACTGGCCCGAAGCCAGTTTACGTACCTTTCCGACAGCAAGGCTGCGGTCAGCATTGAACTGGGCGATGCTCGCCTGGCGCTGGAAAAGCAACCTCCGCAGAGCTTCGACGTTCTGGTTGTCGACGCCTTCACGGGAGATGCGATTCCAATGCATCTCCTGACGCGAGAGGCGATCCAGATTTATCTCAAGCATTTGAAGAGGGGTGGCGTGCTGCTTTTTCATATCTCAAACCGATATGTCGATCTTCAGCCGGCCTTGGCCAGGCTTGCGATCGAAGAACATCTGGTGGCGAAGATTGTCGCTGATGATCCGGAGGAGGCGATTGATGAGAACTCACCAATATCGCCCTCCGATTGGGTGCTTATGGCCCATGACAGGAACTGGATGGAGTCTCCTGAAATCGCAGACGAGGCCGAAGAACTCAAGCCGCCACATGTCGGTCCGGCCTGGACCGACGATTTCAACAATATTCTCTCCGCCATTCATCTTGGTGGAAGCTAA